In Henningerozyma blattae CBS 6284 chromosome 7, complete genome, a single genomic region encodes these proteins:
- the TMA7 gene encoding Tma7p (similar to Saccharomyces cerevisiae TMA7 (YLR262C-A); ancestral locus Anc_6.50), which produces MSGRKGGKLKPLKQKKKNNQDDMDPEDLAFKEKQKADAAAKKAMMANVKSGKPLVGGGIKKSGKK; this is translated from the coding sequence atgtctGGCCGTAAAGGGGGTAAATTAAAGCCTctaaagcaaaaaaaaaagaataaccAAGATGATATGGATCCAGAAGATTTAGCTTTTAAAGAAAAGCAAAAAGCTGATGCTGCTGCAAAGAAGGCTATGATGGCTAATGTCAAATCTGGTAAGCCATTAGTTGGTGGTggtattaaaaaatctggtaaaaaatag